One segment of Metallosphaera cuprina Ar-4 DNA contains the following:
- a CDS encoding uL15 family ribosomal protein produces MVVRRSKRSRKMRGHRTMGWGTKGQHRDRGAEGGRHIGMHKEKWSWIVKYGKDWYGKHGFVNPTTKNIKSISIRKLSELIESGKIELQNKESVIEVDLEKNGYNKLLGGGKIEKPIIVRVPYATNKAKEKIEKSGGQVILTSQS; encoded by the coding sequence ATGGTAGTTAGAAGATCTAAAAGATCAAGGAAAATGAGAGGCCATAGAACAATGGGATGGGGTACAAAGGGTCAGCATAGAGATAGAGGCGCAGAAGGAGGAAGACACATTGGGATGCATAAAGAAAAATGGTCTTGGATAGTTAAATATGGAAAAGATTGGTATGGTAAACATGGATTTGTAAACCCAACTACCAAGAACATAAAAAGCATATCAATAAGGAAGCTATCAGAGCTTATAGAGTCGGGTAAAATTGAGCTTCAAAATAAAGAAAGTGTAATAGAGGTAGATCTGGAAAAGAATGGTTATAACAAGCTCTTAGGTGGAGGGAAAATTGAAAAGCCTATCATCGTGAGAGTGCCTTACGCCACCAATAAAGCAAAGGAGAAGATAGAAAAATCTGGTGGGCAAGTTATTTTAACCTCTCAAAGCTAA
- a CDS encoding 50S ribosomal protein L30, with protein sequence MVSILAIRIRGSAATPWQAQETLTMLNLSKQYNAVVYPRNDSIIGMLRKVQSYITWGELNSEGAKALISRIETSHGKLNDKIIKEKFHSTDELIQRLVQGEVKLSEIEGVKLPIRLHPPKGGFKGKTNAFIGAGGEVGYRGEKINELVKRMV encoded by the coding sequence ATGGTTTCCATTTTAGCTATAAGGATAAGAGGTAGCGCGGCAACACCTTGGCAGGCCCAAGAGACTCTTACCATGCTAAATCTATCTAAGCAATACAACGCAGTTGTCTACCCTAGGAATGATAGCATAATAGGAATGTTGAGAAAAGTTCAGTCGTATATAACGTGGGGAGAACTAAATTCAGAAGGTGCCAAAGCTCTAATTTCTAGGATCGAAACATCTCACGGTAAACTAAATGATAAAATAATCAAAGAGAAGTTCCACTCCACAGATGAGCTTATCCAGAGATTAGTTCAAGGAGAGGTAAAATTAAGTGAGATCGAAGGTGTCAAGTTACCTATAAGGCTTCACCCTCCAAAAGGAGGTTTTAAAGGGAAAACTAACGCTTTTATTGGAGCCGGTGGAGAGGTTGGTTATAGAGGAGAAAAGATAAATGAACTCGTCAAGAGGATGGTATAG
- a CDS encoding 30S ribosomal protein S5 has product MAEEVPVSNVEEWKPRTKVGQLVKEGKISSISELYARNLSIVEPEIVDVLLPNMKYEVIDIGMVQKQTDAGELSRYKVLVVMGNYDGYVSIGVGKSKQLRVAIQKAIRDAKMHVIPVRRGCGSWECTCGESHSLPFLVSGKAGSTEVVLRPAPKGTGLVAGGVLKSLLTYAGIKDVWSFSRGETRTTDNFIFAGYKALYNTYRFVTPLDWARRR; this is encoded by the coding sequence ATGGCAGAAGAAGTACCTGTCTCTAATGTAGAAGAGTGGAAACCGAGAACTAAAGTAGGTCAACTCGTAAAGGAGGGCAAGATTTCATCTATAAGTGAACTCTACGCACGGAACTTAAGTATCGTAGAGCCTGAGATCGTAGACGTCCTATTACCAAACATGAAATACGAAGTAATAGATATAGGAATGGTTCAGAAACAAACTGACGCGGGAGAGCTATCTAGATATAAGGTTCTAGTCGTTATGGGAAATTATGACGGTTACGTAAGTATAGGAGTAGGAAAATCGAAACAGTTGAGGGTAGCAATTCAAAAGGCTATAAGAGACGCAAAGATGCACGTTATCCCAGTTAGAAGGGGTTGCGGAAGCTGGGAGTGCACATGTGGAGAGTCACATAGCTTACCTTTTCTAGTATCTGGAAAGGCTGGGAGCACTGAGGTGGTACTTAGACCCGCTCCTAAAGGTACTGGGTTAGTAGCTGGGGGTGTACTCAAGTCGCTTCTGACATACGCTGGGATAAAAGACGTCTGGTCTTTCAGTAGAGGGGAGACAAGAACTACCGATAATTTCATTTTTGCTGGGTATAAAGCGTTGTATAATACTTACAGGTTCGTAACCCCTCTGGACTGGGCAAGAAGAAGGTGA
- a CDS encoding 50S ribosomal protein L18, producing MAQGPNYKVKFRRRREGKTNYYKRYTYVLNRTDRIVIRITNKHVIVQFMRLNPKGDITVSAAHSTELRKFGWKGDENNSSACYLTGYLAGMRAKKSGITKATADIGLFTPTVGARVFYALKGAIDSGVEIPIGDVQVSNDRIVGKHVAEYAKKIEQEDPEKYKRIFSRYILRGLDPKDLPSHFKDVLSSIKGEK from the coding sequence ATGGCGCAAGGTCCTAATTATAAGGTCAAGTTCAGAAGGAGAAGAGAGGGAAAGACTAACTATTATAAAAGGTATACATACGTACTAAATAGGACTGATCGTATAGTAATAAGGATTACTAACAAGCACGTGATAGTACAATTTATGAGATTAAATCCAAAAGGAGATATAACTGTCTCAGCTGCTCATTCAACTGAGTTGAGGAAGTTCGGTTGGAAGGGAGATGAGAACAATTCCTCTGCTTGTTATCTAACTGGATATCTAGCAGGTATGAGAGCTAAGAAGTCTGGAATAACTAAGGCTACCGCGGATATAGGTCTTTTCACTCCTACAGTAGGAGCAAGGGTGTTCTACGCATTGAAAGGCGCAATTGATAGTGGAGTTGAAATACCTATTGGTGATGTGCAAGTTTCAAACGATAGGATTGTAGGAAAACACGTAGCAGAGTACGCAAAAAAGATTGAGCAGGAGGATCCGGAGAAATATAAACGTATTTTCTCTAGATATATCCTAAGAGGGTTAGATCCTAAGGATCTACCTTCTCATTTTAAGGATGTTCTTAGCTCGATTAAAGGTGAGAAATAA
- a CDS encoding 50S ribosomal protein L19e has protein sequence MTELELQKRLAADIKRVGKGRVKIPPESADEVEGALTRDEIRNLIKEGKIVILSSRRNSRGRVNKRRKSRKSKGEGRKRGSRKGTKGARESRKDKWVSKIRKIRRYIKWLRDNGVIDRGTYRMLYMKSKGGTFKSLSDVKVLLKQMGKVKE, from the coding sequence ATGACAGAACTTGAGTTACAAAAGAGGTTGGCTGCTGATATTAAGAGAGTAGGTAAAGGTAGAGTAAAGATACCACCTGAAAGTGCAGATGAAGTAGAGGGAGCTTTAACAAGGGACGAAATAAGGAATCTTATTAAAGAAGGGAAAATAGTTATCTTATCAAGTCGGAGAAATAGCAGGGGAAGGGTAAATAAAAGAAGAAAAAGTAGAAAAAGTAAAGGAGAAGGCAGAAAACGGGGTAGTAGAAAGGGAACTAAAGGTGCCAGAGAAAGTAGAAAAGATAAATGGGTATCAAAAATTAGAAAAATAAGGAGATATATTAAATGGCTAAGAGACAATGGAGTGATAGATAGAGGTACGTATAGAATGTTATATATGAAGTCCAAAGGAGGTACATTTAAGAGCTTAAGCGATGTGAAAGTTTTGCTTAAGCAGATGGGTAAGGTAAAGGAGTGA
- a CDS encoding 50S ribosomal protein L32e has translation MMSVNKLTRKKIYKMKIRHKKMLPKFLRYDWDKYYRLERQERWRRTRGQDNKTRLRIKGFPKPVMIGFRAPKSIRYLHPSGLREVVVNNVGDLEKLKDVRQTVIVRISSSVGLRKRLDIIKRANEIGLRVCNGEIK, from the coding sequence ATGATGTCAGTAAATAAATTAACAAGGAAAAAGATATATAAGATGAAAATAAGGCACAAAAAAATGTTACCTAAGTTTCTTAGATATGACTGGGACAAGTACTATAGGCTAGAGAGACAAGAGAGATGGAGAAGGACAAGGGGACAAGATAATAAGACAAGGTTAAGGATTAAGGGATTTCCAAAGCCGGTAATGATCGGGTTCAGGGCACCTAAATCGATAAGGTATCTTCATCCTTCTGGACTTAGGGAAGTTGTTGTTAATAATGTGGGAGACCTAGAAAAATTGAAGGATGTTAGACAAACTGTGATAGTCAGGATATCATCTAGTGTTGGCCTGAGAAAAAGATTAGATATAATTAAGAGGGCAAATGAGATAGGATTGCGTGTATGTAATGGTGAGATCAAATGA
- a CDS encoding 50S ribosomal protein L6: protein MQVVSVREEISIPSGVSVSIEDKKVAVKGKKGELHRDFSFARFLTIRQEDSKIILEATFLNRKEKATLYSIRRHIENMIVGVQNGYRYYLKIIFTHFPITVKVVNDYVQITNLIGEKNIRTARIMPGVKVTVKGEDIVVEGTDIEKVSQTAANIELASKIRDFDRRIFSDGIYIYKKEVIS from the coding sequence ATGCAAGTAGTATCAGTAAGGGAGGAAATAAGTATACCCTCAGGTGTTAGCGTTAGTATAGAAGATAAGAAAGTGGCAGTAAAGGGAAAGAAAGGAGAACTACATCGCGATTTTTCCTTTGCAAGGTTCTTAACTATTAGACAAGAGGATAGCAAGATTATATTAGAAGCAACTTTCTTAAATCGTAAGGAAAAGGCCACGCTCTATAGTATAAGGAGACATATTGAGAACATGATAGTAGGAGTTCAAAACGGATATAGATATTACCTCAAGATAATATTCACTCATTTTCCAATAACGGTGAAGGTTGTAAATGACTACGTTCAGATAACAAATCTAATAGGTGAAAAGAATATTAGAACGGCCAGAATAATGCCTGGCGTCAAAGTAACTGTTAAGGGAGAAGATATAGTAGTAGAAGGTACTGATATCGAGAAAGTATCACAAACTGCAGCTAATATAGAATTGGCCTCTAAAATTAGAGATTTTGATAGACGAATATTTTCTGATGGTATCTATATTTATAAAAAGGAGGTAATTTCATGA
- a CDS encoding 30S ribosomal protein S8 — protein MTVINTLSNSLSTIYNNERRRNNQAILMPSSKLIVNVLRTMQKEGYIGEFEYIDDGRWGKIVVQLLGRINKCGSITPRYSLTYREVISLPDYIRRYLPSKEIGVIILSTPKGVMTHKEAARQRTGGVVLGYVY, from the coding sequence ATGACAGTAATAAACACTTTATCAAATTCGTTAAGTACTATCTATAATAATGAAAGAAGAAGGAACAACCAAGCGATATTAATGCCTTCATCAAAGCTGATAGTCAATGTATTAAGGACTATGCAAAAAGAGGGTTACATAGGAGAGTTCGAATACATAGATGATGGAAGATGGGGGAAGATCGTAGTTCAGTTGCTCGGAAGGATCAATAAGTGCGGTTCAATAACACCTAGATACTCATTAACTTATAGAGAAGTCATAAGTCTGCCTGACTATATAAGAAGATACTTACCGTCAAAGGAGATTGGCGTAATAATATTGTCAACTCCAAAAGGCGTAATGACTCATAAAGAGGCGGCAAGGCAAAGGACAGGAGGAGTAGTTTTAGGATATGTGTATTAG
- a CDS encoding 30S ribosomal protein S14, with product MGKYKPPAEKKYGRGVQYCRRCGSTDSVIQKYGIYLCRQCFREVAYPLGFKKLR from the coding sequence ATGGGTAAATATAAGCCACCTGCAGAAAAGAAATACGGTAGGGGAGTTCAGTACTGTCGTAGGTGTGGCAGTACTGATTCTGTGATCCAAAAATACGGTATATATCTATGCAGGCAGTGTTTTAGGGAGGTAGCTTATCCCCTAGGTTTTAAGAAGTTGAGGTGA
- a CDS encoding 50S ribosomal protein L5 yields the protein MSQVNLQVNPMRQIKITKVTVNIGLGESGERLQKAFQLLEELTGSKPVYTKARKSIKEFDVRKGAPIGVMVTLRGKKAEEFLNKVLAAVNYKIKSSSFDKHGNVSFGISEHVVIPGTRYDPEIGIFGLDVCITFERPGFRVAKRKRQRSRLPSSVRIKKEESMRYLTEKFGVTIV from the coding sequence ATGTCGCAAGTTAATTTGCAAGTTAATCCTATGAGGCAAATCAAAATAACTAAAGTAACTGTAAATATAGGGTTGGGCGAGTCTGGCGAAAGGTTGCAGAAGGCTTTCCAATTACTTGAAGAATTGACCGGCTCAAAACCTGTATATACTAAGGCAAGGAAATCGATAAAGGAATTTGATGTGAGGAAAGGAGCCCCAATTGGGGTGATGGTGACTCTAAGAGGCAAGAAAGCTGAAGAGTTCTTAAACAAAGTACTCGCTGCTGTAAATTATAAAATTAAATCTAGCAGCTTTGATAAACATGGAAATGTAAGCTTCGGAATATCAGAACACGTTGTGATTCCAGGAACTAGATACGATCCTGAAATTGGGATATTTGGGCTTGACGTTTGCATAACGTTTGAGAGGCCTGGATTTAGGGTAGCTAAAAGGAAGAGGCAGAGATCTAGACTACCCTCATCCGTAAGGATAAAGAAAGAAGAGTCTATGAGATACCTTACGGAAAAGTTTGGAGTGACCATAGTCTGA
- a CDS encoding 30S ribosomal protein S4e — protein MTHITRLEAPWFLKASKKEYKWTVRASPGPHPLRRSIPLGLLVRDYLSFATTLKESKKIISDGKVLVDGRVRRDYKYPVGLMDVISIPHAGLHYRIVPDKARLLKPIKISEEEAKFKLVRLTGKSIIKGGLYQLHLEDGRNILLGNENSELSKIPTLSTLKVSIPVQSILSVYQMREGAQVMAIGGKNAGAIGQVKKIQIAPYKAKKYSIVIIRNPSGAEYETNLANAMVIGEENVEVRVE, from the coding sequence ATGACTCATATAACAAGATTAGAAGCGCCTTGGTTTCTCAAGGCTAGTAAGAAAGAGTATAAGTGGACAGTTAGAGCTTCTCCAGGTCCTCATCCTCTTAGGAGGAGCATTCCTCTAGGACTTCTAGTTAGGGATTACCTGTCGTTCGCCACAACTCTGAAGGAATCAAAGAAAATAATTTCTGACGGGAAAGTTTTAGTAGACGGAAGAGTTAGGAGAGATTACAAGTATCCAGTGGGCTTAATGGATGTAATCTCTATACCTCATGCAGGTCTTCATTATAGAATAGTCCCGGACAAGGCAAGGTTGTTAAAACCAATCAAGATTTCGGAGGAGGAAGCTAAGTTTAAGTTAGTTAGATTAACTGGAAAATCAATAATAAAGGGTGGCTTATACCAACTACACTTAGAAGACGGACGTAATATATTACTAGGAAATGAAAATTCTGAGCTGTCAAAGATCCCTACACTTTCGACTCTTAAGGTAAGTATCCCTGTTCAAAGTATACTTTCTGTCTATCAAATGAGAGAGGGCGCTCAGGTAATGGCTATTGGTGGTAAAAACGCAGGAGCAATAGGTCAAGTTAAGAAAATTCAAATTGCTCCATATAAAGCTAAGAAATACTCTATTGTGATAATAAGGAATCCTAGCGGAGCAGAATACGAAACTAATTTAGCTAACGCTATGGTTATTGGAGAGGAAAATGTAGAGGTGAGGGTGGAGTAG
- the rplX gene encoding 50S ribosomal protein L24: MDKVKVVARLSNDLIKEYNIKRITVRKDDTVRVIRGDNFGFEGKVTQVYHDTGRIAIEGLTRKKSDGTPIYIRVHASKVEITKLNTNDPRRREIINRISSSKKGGSKER, translated from the coding sequence ATGGACAAAGTAAAAGTTGTAGCTCGCCTTTCTAATGATCTGATAAAGGAGTACAACATAAAAAGGATAACGGTAAGGAAAGATGACACTGTGAGGGTGATTAGAGGAGATAACTTTGGATTTGAGGGGAAAGTGACTCAAGTTTATCACGACACAGGAAGAATAGCTATAGAAGGTTTGACTAGGAAGAAATCTGACGGAACCCCAATATACATCAGGGTTCACGCATCTAAAGTGGAAATTACGAAACTTAATACTAACGATCCAAGAAGGAGAGAGATTATAAACAGAATTAGCAGTTCAAAGAAAGGAGGTAGTAAAGAAAGATGA